From one Montipora capricornis isolate CH-2021 chromosome 10, ASM3666992v2, whole genome shotgun sequence genomic stretch:
- the LOC138018556 gene encoding forkhead box protein F2-like — MTERSTKTRKANSRHTVQRKPPHSYIALISTAILSSPRKKLTLTEINKYLVSNYEFFRGDYQGWKNSVRHNLSFNKCFVKILKDPSRPWGKDNYWTVLVDLLEEYIREDGCFRRRRRRKSREMENIPSRNGKEGQERQNTRYFDVKSNPDSLFTSHGVQNKGNIDLNRFSIDRLLQLEKGARNSERLENRMCAGFATGGARQGYNNQNITDYQYDAYDRRANPFLYQYQGQATHFGTSAWIHRASHYTEKPFVTCFPESQAVTSHYYI; from the exons ATGACCGAGCGCTCCACAAAGACCCGAAAGGCTAACAGTCGTCACACAGTTCAACGCAAGCCTCCGCATTCGTACATTGCACTGATATCTACAGCAATTCTCAGCTCTCCGAGAAAAAAGCTCACGCTCACCGAGATAAACAAATACCTTGTTAGTAATTACGAGTTCTTCCGAGGTGATTACCAGGGTTGGAAAAACTCCGTTCGACACAACCTTTCTTTTAACAAGTGCTTTGTGAAGATTCTGAAGGATCCCTCGCGGCCCTGGGGAAAGGACAACTACTGGACAGTACTGGTGGATTTATTAGAAGAATACATAAGAGAGGATGGCTGTTTTAGGCGGAGACGAAGGCGAAAGAGTCGAGAAATGGAAAATATTCCTTCAAGGAACGGCAAAGAAGGACAGGAGAGACAAAACACAAGATATTTTGATGTCAAGTCCAATCCAGACTCATTATTCACCAGCCATGGAGTCCAAAACAAGGGAAATATAGACCTCAACAGATTTTCCATTGATAGACTACTCCAGCTTGAAAAGGGAGCTCGAAATAGCGAGAGATTGGAAAACCGTATGTGTGCAGGATTTGCGACAG GAGGTGCAAGGCAAGGCTACAATAACCAAAACATTACAGATTATCAATACGACGCCTACGACAGAAGAGCAAACCCCTTCCTTTACCAGTATCAAGGCCAGGCCACTCACTTTGGCACTTCAGCATGGATTCATAGAGCCTCACATTATACAGAAAAACCCTTTGTTacttgttttcccgagagtcagGCTGTAACAAGTCACTACTACATTTGA